Proteins encoded together in one Penicillium digitatum chromosome 1, complete sequence window:
- a CDS encoding Integral membrane protein: MGKAGRAACIFTPYALTIASLICIVLVGLGCTKASSSTLNNLYFIRLDLSNISSGSALSSEITDRLKDAGITDVTADEISATIKSLQDDAHIADFYDIGLWGYCEGNSTKTTDTVSSCTDPKAQFYFNPASVLGVSETQLEKELGNSMKRIMKVYKAVSKWMFIAYIVAFIATCVQVLLGIFAIFSRWGSCVTTIVSIVSFLFTLGASLTSTIMFSIAKGSLRAALKVYSVNVALGKNIYVATWLAVAFSLGATIFWLLSTCCCSGRSPYSRKDRHNTRGGVTAEKAPYTYEPIGAAHPPFGTQGPHVPQHGYSTSYPPPPAHHNDIPMTHNNQESSAYEPYRHA; encoded by the exons ATGGGAAAAGCCGGTCGCGCTGCGTGTATCTTCACGCCCTATGCCTTGACCATCGCATCCTTGATCTGCATTGTTCTGGTGGGATTGGGTTGCACAAAAGCCAGTTCTTCGACTTTGAACAATTTATACTTCATTCGC CTTGATCTCTCAAACATAAGTTCCGGGTCGGCACTTTCATCAGAAATCACAGATCGCCTCAAAGATGCCGGGATCACTGATGTCACTGCGGACGAAATCTCGGCGACCATCAAGTCATTGCAGGATGATGCTCACATTGCTGATTTCTACGATATTGGTCTCTGGGGTTACTGCGAGGGAAACTCCACCAAAACCACAGATACCGTTTCCTCCTGCACAGACCCAAAGGCCCAGTTCTACTTCAACCCAGCTTCAGTTTTGGGAGTGAGCGAGACCCAGCTTGAGAAGGAGCTTGGAAACAGCATGAAGAGGATCATGAAAGTTTACAAGGCCGTCTCCAAGTGGATGTTCATTGCCTACATAGTCGCCTTTATTGCCACCTGTGTCCAGGTACTGCTTGGCATCTTCGCAATCTTCAGCCGCTGGGGCAGCTGCGTCACCACCATTGTCTCGATCGTTTCGTTCCTCTTCACTCTGGGCGCATCGCTCACCTCGACCATCATGTTCTCCATCGCAAAGGGCTCTCTCCGCGCAGCCCTCAAGGTCTATAGTGTCAATGTAGCCTTGGGCAAGAATATTTACGTCGCTACTTGGCTCGCAGTTGCTTTTTCTCTGGGAGCCACCATCTTCTGGTTGCTCAGCACCTGCTGCTGCTCCGGTCGTTCGCCCTACAGCCGCAAGGATCGCCACAACACCCGTGGTGGCGTCACTGCAGAGAAGGCTCCCTACACTTATGAGCCCATCGGTGCCGCCCACCCCCCTTTCGGCACTCAGGGGCCCCATGTTCCCCAGCATGGTTACAGCACCTCTtaccctcccccccccgcTCACCACAACGATATCCCCATGACCCACAACAATCAGGAGTCAAGCGCCTACGAGCCTTACCGCCATGCctag
- a CDS encoding Endo-beta-1,4-glucanase B: MRFDLIALLAAVAVSVAAAPSSVSNHAKRASPFKWFGASESGAEFGENNLPGVYGTDYIFPDASAIQTLKEKGMNIFRVAFLMERLVPNSMIGEFDGAYLSNLTATVTAITDAGSHAVLDPQNFGRYNGQIISTTSDFQTFWKNVASKFVSNEKVIFDTNNEFHDMDQDLVLQLNQAAIDGIREAGATSQYIFVEGNSYTSAWNWPKVNDNLKELTDPQNKIVYEMHQYLDSDGSGTRETCVSTTIGKERVTEATQWLKANQKVGVLGEFAGGVNDDCKTAITGMLDYLGDNSEVWLGALWWGAGPWWGDYIFGMEPPTGVAYTGMLSTLEPYLE; the protein is encoded by the exons ATGAGATTCGATCTAATTGCCCTCCTCGCTGCGGTGGCCGTCTCCGTGGCAGCAGCTCCCTCTTCTGTCAGTAACCATGCAAAGAGAGCGTCACCCTTCAAAT GGTTCGGAGCAAGCGAATCTGGAGCTGAATTTGGCGAGAACAACCTTCCTGGTGTCTAT GGAACCGATTATATCTTCCCCGATGCTAGCGCTATCCAAACATTGAAGGAAAAAGGGATGAATATCTTCCGGGTGGCCTTCCTGATGGAACGGTTGGTACCGAACTCCATGATAGGAGAATTTGATGGTGCCTATCTAAGCAACCTGACTGCG ACGGTCACAGCCATCACTGATGCAGGATCCCACGCCGTGCTTGATCCGCAAAACTTTGGAAGATA CAACGGCCAGATCATTTCAACTACTTCCGACTTCCAGACATTCTGGAAGAACGTCGCAAGCAAGTTCGTCTCGAACGAGAAAGTCATTTTCGACACAA ACAACGAGTTCCACGATATGGACCAGGACCTCGTCCTACAGCTCAACCAAGCAGCCATTGACGGTATCCGTGAAGCGGGGGCAACAAGCCAATATATCTTTGTCGAGGGCAACTCCTACACCAGCGCGTGGAACTGGCCGAAGGTGAACGACAACCTCAAGGAGCTCACCGATCCCCAAAACAAGATCGTCTACGAGATGCACCAGTACCTTGACTCAGACGGATCAGGCACGCGCGAGACGTGTGTGTCGACGACGATCGGAAAAGAGCGCGTGACGGAGGCGACACAGTGGCTGAAGGCCAATCAAAAGGTTGGGGTTCTAGGCGAATTTGCTGGTGGTGTGAATGATGATTGCAAAACGGCGATTACAGGCATGCTTGATTATCTGGGTGACAACTCGGAGGTCTGGCTCGGGGCATTGTGGTGGGGTGCTGGTCCTTGGTGGGGTGACTATATCTTCGGCATGGAACCTCCCACTGGGGTGGCGTACACGGGTATGCTGTCGACGCTTGAGCCATACTTGGAATAA
- a CDS encoding Cellulose-binding GDSL lipase/acylhydrolase, putative — MKYLFSMLAGAGLAAAAPLQARAIDSYFFTFGNSYTMTSFDINGTQPTAGNPMGNPALGTGTTTGGINWVGYLTTVNNASTVLSYNLAVGGASLDNSLVATNTKEDMVTQVASFETAYSKKPDTAPWTSENAVFGFWIGINDIGWAWSSNDAGVLIPKIMAQYKAQAEKLYANGGRKFIFLNVPPTSRSPQIANQGATFSAGHAKWLAAFNAALRAMVTEFIADNSGTTTVLYDTFAFMNKILDDPTAYGFTDASCINDDGSTCVWWNDYHPGYAYHKLQAADMKEHMHSLGAW, encoded by the exons ATGAAGTATCTATTTAGTATGCTTGCCGGCGCTGGGctggctgctgctgctcccTTGCAAGCTCGCGCTATTGACAGCTATTTCTTCACATT TGGCAATTCCTACACCATGACTAGTTTTGACATCAACGGCACGCAGCCAACTGCTGGCAACCCGATGGGAAACCCAGCACTAG GCACCGGAACAACCACTGGCGGCATCAACTGGGTGGGATACCTGACTACTGTGAACAATGCCTCAACAGTCCTCAGCTATAACCTCGCTGTTGGGGGAGCGTCCCTTGACAATTCCCTCGTCGCTACCAATACCAAGGAAGATATGGTAACGCAAGTCGCTAGCTTCGAGACAGCATATAGTAAAAAGCCCGATACTGCACCATGGACTTCGGAAAACGCAgtctttggattttggattggaatcaatga CATTGGTTGGGCGTGGTCAAGCAACGACGCCGGTGTTCTGATTCCAAAGATAATGGCCCAGTATAAGGCTCAAGCTGAAAAGCTCTACGCAAATGGTGGGCGCAAGTTCATCTTCCTCAATGTCCCTCCTACAAGTCGATCTCCCCAGATCGCCAACCAAGGAGCAACCTTTTCCGCTGGCCATGCTAAGTGGCTCGCAGCTTTCAACGCAGCCCTTAGAGCAATGGTCACTGAATTCATTGCAGACAACAGTGGC ACTACAACCGTTCTCTACGATACCTTCGCTTTCATGAACAAAATCCTCGACGACCCCACAGCATATGGATTTACCGATGCAAGTTGTATCAATGACGATGGTTCTACCTGTGTTTGGTGGAATGACTACCACCCAGGTTATGCTTACCATAAGCTCCAGGCTGCAGACATGAAAGAGCACATGCACTCCCTCGGTGCTTGGTAG